A stretch of DNA from Oryza brachyantha chromosome 9, ObraRS2, whole genome shotgun sequence:
tgtACACGAACCTGCAGATTAggagctgcatgcatgcaagcctGACTTGTATGGATATACTATGGTCTATGGCCCATTCTTTCTCCCCCCTATCTAACCGAGATTTTTACGCTTTTTAAACGGTTAAACGCTgtgttttttacgaaaattttatataaaagatagctttaaaatatcatattaacctatttttcaatttaattacttataactaataattaattattcatatatcaatACATCACTATATTTTTCCTGCTGGTTAACTAGCCTGCAACCGAACGTGGCGATCAGCATGAACCGGTAGAGTTTTATCAGTAGTTGGTACGGGAGCTGGTTTGTGTACTGTGTTATAAGCATATGCATGTGCTTGCACGACAGGTTTGGAGACTTTTAGGTGCCGCTTTGAAACAGTACAAGTGAAACAacgtatttgcaaacgaaaactaatttataaataaaacttttatatatatgaagatgaaaaaaactaagatgaaaaaacttaaaatcaacttcaaatttaagattaaaaatttaaattttgatttataaacacAAGAAAAAGACGAGAGAGTTAATTTGGGCccttagctagctagtacaGTAGTACCAGCTCTGATCATTTTGGTTGGTCATGTGGGAGCAGGAGCAGAGCATATCAGCAGAGCTGTTTAGCTAGGGTTCCTCCGGTCATCAGCTTAGCGTTGCTCACTCATCTATGCAATAAACAAGTACCGGAATTGTGCAACTACGCCATGTGTGTTTATGGCGACGAGGCTGGGGTTAGACCGTGATCCCAAACGTGCCCTGATgacatggatatatatatatatatatatatatatatatatatatatatatatatatatatatatatatatatatatatacacacacatatattggCAATGTTACTTTTATTTGTCACATGGTAAACTTGGTGTGTTAGCTTAGCTAGCAGCATGCAGAGTATCAATGGAGACTAGATATATAAGCTATGAATCATGCAACTTGATGACTGACAAGGATCTTtacatatatgttcttagcaatataaaaataaatgttaaaaaataaaattcgataaaaaatcttaaaaatcagttctttaatttattattaaaattttaaattttgatttataagcataagaaaaagtgATGATACTAGTACGTAAGATAGCCCTGAGATTTTTCGCTGACGTCGCAAAAAGCTCACAACATTGAAGTGTTTATTGTGTgatatgcataaaaagttaaagaaGATCCTGTAGCAGGAGTATTAATTGCATTATCTGTAGCTCTTTAccagaacattttttttaaaattttcttcactctaataaaaagtaaaaaaaaatatctcgaggtatcggtactAAATCTtttctgatcgttagatctaacagTACACGTCCTACTCAGCTAATCCAACGGTgaaaaatacctcgaggtactgttttttttaacccgagcaaattttttttactactgTTAGGTCAGAGAAATTAGATGCCAGATCGAGATCGATCGCAAGAGGTACACTATCATGTACGTGAAGCTTCCAAAAGTCCACTTCGACGACCTCATCATTGCCCTGCCCACATTTCGCCAGCTCACTCTGGGGCCCCAAATCCCCTCTCTTTCCGTGCCCTACCCACACACATTTGCCCTTccattcctctctctctctctctcgtgctGATCGACAGATATTCTGGGCGGCCATGGGGAGCTCCAGCCCGGACAAAACAAGTGATTGATtggcttttttaaaaaaataaacactatgttcataaataaaaaaattataaataaaaatttctatacatacgtttagtaataaaaatcAAGACTAAAAAAGTTACGATAGAAAACCTTtaaatatattctaaatttaaggttgaaaagttaaattttgatttataaacatgaacataagtaaaaaataaaaagattagtGCTGCAAAACACATCGATTTCCTCTCATATGACAAGAGTTCCCTTTTCTTTAGGAAGCAGTAGTAGTTTTGCAAAGCTGCCGCCCTCACCGCCATGAAGACCATGATTatcgtcaaaaaaaaaaaacataataattgtGCTTTGCGGGTGGCGGTTTTGGTACCTCCGCGTAAATAATAAAGGATTATGCAGAAGAATCTGGATAAATATGTAATCGCTTATAGTGAAGAATAGTGATGGATAACTACTTGTCTCCGTTCGTTTCTTATAGTGATGAAGATTTTTCTCCAACATGCAAAATGAGAAATATAATTActgtataaataattaaatattaattcacCTGTTCTAAAATAACCTTATTTCCAGTCTTCCTACGTGTACCaatacaaaagcaaaagaCTAAAATGACCTTCGTTTTATCAAATCTCGATATAATTGTCCCCACTCTATCAGTACATTTGTTACTtgtttttataaactataaaagaatgattacttaaatatatatatttaaaaaaagaagagtggcaaaaatgatcttatttagAATAAATTCATTTCATTTTAAAGTGATTTCTTCAtagaaaatttctataaaaaacacatcattgaaccgtttgaaaaatatgcacGCGAAACctgaaaaatatgtttgtataCAAACGAAGAAACGATCGCTAGCTTAGAGCCTATTTGGGgagctttaaattttaaaaaacagctgcttggtagctagCTTTTTAAGAATCTGGAAAACTCATAAACCcaacttctccagcttctaGATTCTTatagattcttagttcattttttagaatctgtaactacagattctcagaaactaTGTATCGTTTATGTATCGTTTGAGATAGTTTCTGACAAagcaatttttagaaaaagctacagctgaaaaaagaaaaagataaaagatagcGTGAGTTGCCGCAGCTGCTGCCCGCAGATAAGGTATGTTTCTTGTGCAGGTAGTGTGCCACGGCCACTGATTGGGCCCGGACTCGGATCATATATATCGCCACTgcactctctttttttccttcattgGGAGCAGCATGGAAAATCTACTAGGATCACGCAGCTGCAACTAAGCTGCATTGCTTAGTTTTAGTAGGGAAAGCCTGCATTTCTgcaaaagcagaaaaaaaaaacagaagaatggagaaaaaaacaaatcggTTTGTAGCATTGGATTTTGCACTTAACTAAAGCTCACCAAATCTGATCACCGTTAACAAGAACTCACAAGTAGCGAAAGATCATGCAAATCTGATTCCCGCTAACCAACTCTGTCAGCCTGCAAGAGCTCACGAGTATGATGCAATGCGACTGGAGATCGATCATCGCGCGCCAAATCCCACACCCATTCTGCCATGATCAATGCAACCAGAGGTGACAAGAGAAATCAATGTGTGTGAATCACATATACATGctgtctttttttatatattcatcatATAGTGTCACCGAGAAAATTCGATCTTCATCATGATGCCACCAGTCCACCACCATTTATTTTTGCTGTGTGACAATgcgtggatggatggatgaactAGGATGAGCTGAactgactgactgactgaACACACTCGATCTGCAGGGCGTTgcgtttcttctttttttgtaGATATACACTcgaaaggaaaagaaacatgaagaagaagaagaggaagaatgAACAGAAGAAATCAAAGAAACAATGGCGAGCGCTAATGATCAGGGAGTGGAGGAGACCGGCCACCGATCGATGAGCTCCCGAGATGAATGGACAAGAAAGGTGAAGTGTGTAGTGTAGTGTAGTGTACCGATCGGGGAAGCTAGCTAGAAGAGCTCCCAGTCGAACCGTGGGAtcggcgaggtggtggtggcggcggccatggtggTCGTCACGGTGGACGACGACGTGGACGGCGTCGACGACAGCAGGTCGAACGACTCCCAGCTCGCcgtgggcggcgccggcgccggagaggcGGTGGTTTTTGGAGCGGtgtgcgccgccggcggcgcctggaactgccgccgctgcgacaccggcggcgggcgcggcgggaggTGCGGCGCCCGGGCGGCCTTGGCGTGGTGGCCGTTGCCGTTGGCCTTGTGCGCCGCCGCGTTCTTGGCGCGGATGGCGTCCAGCGACTCCACGTACTTCTGCACCCGCTTCTCCTGCGACGTTCGTCGGAGCCGCGCCGGAATTGAGCTTCTCGGAAATTCAATCGGGCAAGAAACGGCGATGGAAATTGGTGTGGCGTGTGCGCGCTAACCTGCATTCGCCTCTGCACCTTGACCTCGCcctcggcggcgatggcgtccAGCTTGACCAGCTCGTTCATCAGCGCCTCGGTGAGCGTGACCACGTCGGCGTCGACCACCTTCCCGCCCTTGGCGACGATGCCCTCCAGCGCAGTCACCTGCACCGGCCACACCACCAAATCAGCCGCCCAATTCAGCAACACCCCAGTTCGGTCGAtttcgacggcgacgatggcggaaACAGCCCAATTCAGTTCAGGCAGCGGGAAGCGCCACCGCGAATTGCAATGGTTACCTTGGCGGCGATCTTGTCGACGTCGAGGCCGATGCGGGAGATGGACTTGGCGGCGCGCTCCGCCTTGTCGGTGCGGCGCTGCTCGAGGAGGCGCTTGGCCTGCGCGGCGGGGTCCTCGAGGAGCACCATCTTGGAGCGGTCCTTGACGCCGGCCATGTCCAAGAACGCCTTGGAGTCCCTCTCCTTGTCCTTGTACACGATCTTCTGGTCCTCCGGGTGCAGCCCCGTCTGCGCCGACAGCAGCTTCTTCAGCTCACCtgcatcaccaccaccaccaaatcAGCAGCCGCTCGATCGAATCCCGAACGAACCAGAGCAccgcacgccggcggcgagcgcgcatTACCGAAGGAAGCCTGCGAGTTGACGTAGATCTCGTGGTAGACGCCGTTGAACTTGACCTTGACGCGGATGGTGGGGACGGGCGCGGCAGGGGCGTCGGACTCCGGGCTCCGCTTCTGCACCAGCATGCCCCCCGGCCGCACCTCCCACTCAtcctccttcgccgccgcggcagcagGCTGCACCGGAGTACAGCTCTCcctcatcgccggcggcggcgggaatgTACCTTTGGCCTTGGCGCGCATCATCTTCTCATGGTACTGCCCCCACAAACCCAGCCGCTTCCCCCCACACACAGCTACCTAAGCTAGCACCACCACTCCGCCGAGCTCGATGGCAAAGAACACTCTGCACCACCTCCACTCCACCACCACGCAGAAAGATCTCTCCTTGGCGGCTGCCGGCAGCGAGGAAGAAGCAGGGGGGGGGGACCGGCCGGAGTGGCGGATCTGGGAGACACTAATCGAGGCGCggtgtgcagtgcagtgcaggcgCTCGCCTCTTCCCTCCCTGGCCTCAATTGGGGAAATCAGGATCAGGCAGAGAGCCGCTGCAGGGGAGGGGAGGTAGGTGgggtggagaagaagaggatgagagagggaaaaaaaaaccaccatAAACAGAGTGGGTACAACTCAGGGACAGGCAGCAGCTGCAGAAATATTTATGCGGCAAAAACCAAgccgcgtgcgtgcgtgcgagACACCAATGCAACCGCAAAACGCAATGCGACGCAGCtgcaccgccggcggcggcggtgacgggtTGGTGTGGtgtcagcggcggcgccgccggaggtggtggtggctgggGAGTGGGGACTGGCATGGAACTATGGAAGCAAACCGGCCGGCGTCTCGTCTCGGCCAAACTTGTTGCCCACTTTACTAAAATACACTTCGCTTTATTAAATCACAATACAATTATTCACTACTTTATCTATTCTAaatacatttaattttttgacttTTACAAACTCTAAGGCAAtgactattaaaaataaattaatttggagaCAAACAAGAATGACTggaaatgatcttattttgaataaatggatagataataataaaatgataaGAATTACGATTATAATATGATTGATAAAATAACCAGCGGAATATTTTGACATAGCATTTAAATCCCAGAAATAATAACGCTATGGAACAAATAACAGATGTAGACGCATACAGATGTACCAGTACACTATTGCTAACCTGTCGGCTTTTTTTCGCGTCTTCACTCTGCTGCAC
This window harbors:
- the LOC102714401 gene encoding BAG family molecular chaperone regulator 3 translates to MMRAKAKGTFPPPPAMRESCTPVQPAAAAAKEDEWEVRPGGMLVQKRSPESDAPAAPVPTIRVKVKFNGVYHEIYVNSQASFGELKKLLSAQTGLHPEDQKIVYKDKERDSKAFLDMAGVKDRSKMVLLEDPAAQAKRLLEQRRTDKAERAAKSISRIGLDVDKIAAKVTALEGIVAKGGKVVDADVVTLTEALMNELVKLDAIAAEGEVKVQRRMQEKRVQKYVESLDAIRAKNAAAHKANGNGHHAKAARAPHLPPRPPPVSQRRQFQAPPAAHTAPKTTASPAPAPPTASWESFDLLSSTPSTSSSTVTTTMAAATTTSPIPRFDWELF